In Deinococcus fonticola, a single window of DNA contains:
- the rplO gene encoding 50S ribosomal protein L15 has translation MKLHDLQPTPGSRKNRKRVGRGPGGTDKTAGRGHKGQKARSGAGKGQFFEGGRSRLIARLPKRGFNNVGTTYEIVKLGQLEGIEGTTEINREALEILGLVRRRDRPVKLLVGGELSRALTIHVDAASQSAVKAVEAAGGKVVLPAAPTETQAEAAKAE, from the coding sequence ATGAAACTCCACGATCTGCAACCCACGCCCGGCAGCCGCAAGAACCGCAAGCGCGTCGGACGCGGCCCCGGCGGCACCGACAAGACCGCCGGACGCGGCCACAAGGGCCAGAAAGCCCGCAGCGGCGCTGGCAAAGGCCAGTTCTTCGAGGGTGGCCGTAGCCGCCTGATCGCCCGCTTGCCCAAGCGCGGTTTCAACAATGTGGGTACCACCTACGAAATCGTGAAACTGGGCCAGCTCGAAGGGATTGAAGGCACCACCGAAATCAACCGTGAAGCCCTGGAAATCCTGGGCCTGGTGCGCCGCAGAGACCGCCCCGTGAAACTCCTCGTCGGTGGCGAACTGAGCCGCGCCCTGACCATTCACGTGGACGCCGCCAGCCAGTCCGCCGTCAAAGCCGTCGAAGCGGCCGGGGGCAAAGTTGTGCTGCCCGCCGCACCCACTGAAACTCAAGCTGAAGCAGCGAAGGCGGAGTAA
- the rpsE gene encoding 30S ribosomal protein S5 produces MTFNRRNDRNMEREPSEFEEKMLFVNRTSKTYQGGRRFRFAALVILGDRNGRVGMGIGKAKEVPVAIEKAKSIARKNMISVPVENGTIPHEIVGANSTSRVLLKPAGPGTGVIAGTVPRSIAELAGITNMLSKELGSRNKVNVAYAVFDGFKNLRTAKQVRALRGDAVVAQRGESPADRSAPLQANAAEAGEGAADNGGTQ; encoded by the coding sequence TTGACTTTTAATCGTCGGAACGACCGCAACATGGAGCGTGAACCCAGCGAATTCGAAGAGAAGATGCTGTTCGTCAACCGCACCAGCAAAACCTATCAGGGCGGGCGCCGCTTCCGTTTCGCGGCCCTGGTGATTCTGGGTGACCGCAACGGCCGTGTGGGCATGGGCATCGGCAAAGCCAAGGAAGTGCCCGTCGCCATCGAGAAGGCCAAGAGCATTGCCCGCAAGAACATGATCAGTGTTCCGGTGGAAAACGGCACCATTCCCCACGAAATCGTGGGGGCGAACAGCACCAGCCGCGTGCTGTTGAAGCCCGCCGGCCCCGGTACCGGCGTGATTGCCGGTACGGTTCCCCGCAGCATTGCGGAACTGGCCGGAATCACCAACATGCTGTCCAAGGAACTCGGCAGCCGCAACAAAGTGAACGTGGCCTACGCTGTGTTCGACGGCTTCAAGAACCTGCGCACCGCCAAGCAAGTTCGCGCCCTGCGCGGCGACGCCGTGGTGGCCCAGCGCGGCGAAAGTCCCGCAGACCGCAGTGCCCCCCTTCAGGCCAACGCTGCCGAAGCCGGTGAAGGCGCCGCAGACAACGGAGGCACGCAATGA
- a CDS encoding type Z 30S ribosomal protein S14 — protein sequence MANTSKVVKAARGHKFAVQNYNRCSRCGRARSYYRFFGLCRICIREMAHKGELPGVKKASW from the coding sequence ATGGCTAATACTTCCAAAGTCGTGAAAGCCGCACGCGGACACAAGTTCGCCGTGCAGAACTACAACCGTTGCAGCCGCTGTGGCCGCGCCCGCAGCTACTACCGCTTCTTCGGCCTGTGCCGCATCTGCATCCGCGAAATGGCCCACAAAGGCGAACTCCCCGGCGTGAAAAAAGCAAGCTGGTAA
- the rplN gene encoding 50S ribosomal protein L14, with product MIQTQSRLDVADNSGAREIMCIRVLNSGIGGKGLTTGGGGNKKFAHVGDIIVASVKDAAPRGTVKSGDVVKAVIVRTSQAIKRADGSTIRFDKNAAVIINNQSEPRGTRVFGPVARELRDRRFMKIVSLAPEVL from the coding sequence ATGATCCAGACTCAATCCCGCCTCGACGTGGCCGACAACAGCGGCGCACGCGAAATCATGTGCATCCGCGTACTGAACAGCGGCATCGGTGGCAAGGGCCTCACCACCGGCGGCGGTGGCAACAAGAAATTCGCCCACGTCGGTGACATCATCGTCGCCAGCGTGAAAGACGCCGCCCCCCGTGGCACCGTGAAAAGCGGTGACGTGGTCAAGGCCGTGATCGTGCGCACCAGCCAGGCGATCAAACGCGCCGACGGCAGCACCATCCGTTTCGACAAGAATGCCGCCGTCATCATCAACAACCAGAGTGAACCCCGCGGCACCCGCGTCTTCGGGCCGGTCGCCCGCGAACTGCGTGACCGCCGCTTCATGAAGATCGTTTCCCTGGCCCCGGAGGTGCTGTAA
- the rpmD gene encoding 50S ribosomal protein L30, with protein MKIKLVRSVIGRPENQVKTVQALGLRKIGQTREVNDTPAMRGMVNTVKHLLEVQE; from the coding sequence ATGAAAATCAAGCTCGTGCGCAGCGTCATCGGTCGCCCTGAGAACCAGGTCAAGACCGTTCAGGCGCTGGGCCTCAGAAAAATCGGTCAGACCCGCGAGGTCAACGACACCCCCGCCATGCGCGGCATGGTGAACACCGTCAAGCACCTGCTGGAGGTGCAAGAATGA
- the rplX gene encoding 50S ribosomal protein L24, producing the protein MHFKKGDTVIVLSGKHKGQSGKVLLALPRDQKVVVEGVNVITKNVKPSFANPQGGQEQRELALHASKVALVDPETGKATRIRKTIVDGKKVRVAVASGKNID; encoded by the coding sequence CTGCACTTCAAGAAAGGCGACACCGTCATCGTCCTGAGCGGCAAGCACAAAGGCCAGAGCGGCAAAGTGCTGCTCGCCCTGCCCCGCGACCAGAAGGTCGTCGTGGAAGGCGTGAACGTCATCACCAAGAACGTCAAGCCCAGCTTTGCCAACCCCCAGGGCGGCCAGGAGCAACGCGAACTGGCCCTGCACGCCAGCAAGGTCGCGCTGGTCGACCCTGAAACCGGCAAAGCCACCCGCATCCGCAAGACCATCGTGGACGGCAAGAAAGTCCGCGTGGCCGTCGCCAGCGGCAAGAACATCGACTGA
- the serA gene encoding phosphoglycerate dehydrogenase, producing the protein MTAPAPTSENATERTPFRVLICDEMNPGNLDHEGFQIDYQGNMDRAETLRRLPEYDALITRSRTKVDRELIDAAGPRLKVIGRGGVGVDNIDLEYASLRGLLILNAPESNNVSAAELAVMHLMAAARGLTRSDRNTRAGTWDRKFLGLELKDKTLGIVGLGRIGSIVADRAQGLRLKVVAYDPYVPESKFERLGIERTETLEDLLRRVDFLTVHTPLTEETSGMIGADELALLKKDAIVVNAARGGIVNEQALVNALNSGHLFAAGVDVFVEEPPTAEHIFLQAPNLGITAHLGANTREAQERVGAEIVSRVLDALKGDVSKGAVNAPALDAKTLEALGGYLTLGEKLGRIQAQLLPGAHEVEVTFRGEFPVDPSPVVTAVLVGYLSGSTDETPNMINARALARERGIDVAIREEQDSPDYQTEVIVKILSHNADKDRVRTVGGTVFGKSPRLTRLRDYRVELEPEGYILIASNQDKPGAVAKLSNLLGTWGVNIAGMALGRAEKGGQALFTLTLDDNLTPEQLQAIRALDVIESAFLVRV; encoded by the coding sequence ATGACTGCCCCCGCCCCCACCAGCGAAAACGCCACGGAACGCACCCCATTTCGCGTCCTGATCTGCGACGAGATGAACCCCGGCAACCTCGACCACGAGGGCTTTCAGATCGACTACCAGGGCAACATGGACAGGGCCGAAACGCTGCGCCGCCTCCCCGAGTACGACGCCCTGATCACCCGCAGCCGCACCAAGGTCGACCGGGAACTGATCGACGCCGCCGGGCCGCGCCTCAAGGTCATCGGGCGCGGCGGGGTCGGCGTGGACAACATCGATCTGGAGTACGCCAGCCTGCGCGGCCTGCTGATCCTGAACGCCCCCGAGAGCAACAACGTGTCGGCCGCCGAACTGGCGGTCATGCACCTGATGGCGGCTGCCCGTGGCCTGACCCGCAGCGACCGCAACACCCGCGCCGGCACGTGGGATCGCAAGTTCCTGGGCCTCGAACTCAAGGACAAGACGCTGGGTATTGTGGGCCTGGGCCGTATCGGCAGCATCGTGGCCGACCGGGCACAGGGCCTGCGCCTGAAAGTGGTCGCCTACGACCCCTACGTGCCCGAAAGCAAGTTCGAGCGTTTGGGCATCGAGCGGACTGAAACCCTGGAAGACCTGCTCCGGCGCGTAGATTTTCTGACCGTGCATACCCCGCTGACCGAAGAAACCAGCGGCATGATCGGGGCAGACGAACTGGCGCTGCTGAAAAAAGACGCCATCGTGGTGAACGCGGCCCGCGGCGGCATCGTAAATGAACAGGCGCTGGTGAACGCCCTGAACTCCGGCCACCTGTTCGCCGCCGGGGTGGACGTGTTCGTGGAGGAACCGCCCACCGCCGAGCACATTTTCCTGCAAGCGCCCAACCTGGGCATCACCGCGCACCTGGGCGCGAATACCCGTGAAGCGCAGGAACGGGTCGGAGCGGAAATCGTGAGCCGCGTGCTGGACGCCCTGAAAGGCGACGTGAGCAAAGGTGCGGTGAACGCCCCCGCGCTGGACGCCAAGACCCTGGAAGCCCTGGGCGGTTACCTGACCCTCGGTGAAAAACTGGGCCGCATTCAGGCGCAACTGCTGCCCGGCGCCCACGAAGTCGAGGTGACCTTCCGGGGCGAATTTCCCGTCGACCCCAGCCCCGTTGTGACCGCCGTGCTGGTCGGTTACCTGTCCGGCAGCACCGATGAAACACCGAACATGATCAACGCCCGGGCGCTGGCCAGGGAACGCGGCATTGACGTTGCCATCCGCGAGGAACAGGACAGCCCCGACTACCAGACCGAAGTCATCGTGAAAATCCTCAGCCACAACGCCGACAAAGACCGCGTGCGCACCGTCGGCGGCACGGTGTTCGGCAAATCCCCGCGCCTGACTAGACTCCGCGACTACCGCGTGGAACTGGAGCCCGAAGGGTACATCCTGATCGCCAGCAACCAGGACAAGCCCGGCGCCGTCGCCAAGCTGTCCAATCTGCTCGGCACCTGGGGCGTCAACATCGCGGGCATGGCCCTGGGCCGCGCCGAGAAAGGCGGCCAGGCCCTCTTCACCCTGACCCTCGACGACAATCTCACGCCCGAGCAGCTCCAGGCCATCCGTGCCCTGGACGTTATTGAGAGCGCCTTCCTGGTGCGCGTGTAA
- the secY gene encoding preprotein translocase subunit SecY yields the protein MLRAFRDAFRIPDLQRKIVFTLLLLAVYRLGNTIPTPGVNSAALSQANSGGLFGLISMISGGNLSQFSIFALGVLPYITASIVIQLLTTTVPALEKLSKEGEEGRKKINQFTRYAAVGLGAVQATFFAGMINANPSYIAVGWEPGLFTTMVMVLTQVAGIAFTMWIGERITEVGIGNGISLIITAGIIANYPREIAATAALLRNETISILSIVAFIVAILITLAGIVYVYQAERRVPITYARARGGAAGEARAAGRATWLPIKVNQAGVIPVIFASAALMIPNLIASATATRAPDVQAWIQTNLSFGQPLYILLESLLIFGFTYLYNSVQFDPKRIAEQLREGGGFIPGVRPGQPTAEFLGSISSRLSLWGALFLVVLTILPQIVQSATNISTFQLSGTGLLIIVGVALETLKQLEAQLTVRRYDGFISKGRIRGRLNN from the coding sequence ATGCTTCGCGCCTTCCGCGACGCCTTCAGGATTCCTGATCTTCAGCGGAAGATTGTCTTCACCCTGCTGCTCCTCGCCGTCTACCGCCTGGGGAACACGATCCCCACCCCAGGCGTCAACAGTGCCGCCCTGAGTCAAGCGAACTCGGGCGGCCTGTTCGGCTTGATCAGCATGATCTCGGGCGGCAATCTCTCGCAATTCTCGATTTTTGCCCTGGGCGTGCTGCCGTACATTACGGCCAGCATCGTCATTCAGCTGCTGACCACCACCGTTCCTGCACTGGAAAAACTCAGTAAGGAAGGGGAAGAGGGCCGCAAGAAGATCAACCAGTTCACGCGCTACGCCGCTGTGGGTTTGGGGGCGGTGCAGGCCACCTTCTTTGCCGGCATGATCAATGCCAACCCCAGTTACATCGCCGTGGGCTGGGAGCCGGGGCTGTTCACCACCATGGTGATGGTCTTGACGCAGGTGGCCGGGATTGCCTTCACCATGTGGATCGGTGAGCGCATCACCGAAGTGGGCATCGGCAACGGCATTTCGCTGATCATCACGGCAGGCATTATTGCCAACTATCCCCGCGAAATCGCCGCCACCGCCGCCCTGCTCCGCAACGAGACCATCAGCATCCTCAGCATCGTGGCTTTTATCGTCGCCATTCTGATCACGCTGGCCGGCATCGTTTACGTGTATCAGGCCGAGCGCCGCGTTCCCATCACGTACGCGCGCGCGCGCGGCGGGGCTGCTGGGGAGGCCCGCGCTGCCGGACGCGCCACCTGGCTGCCCATCAAGGTGAACCAGGCCGGCGTGATTCCGGTGATCTTCGCCAGCGCCGCCCTGATGATCCCTAACCTGATCGCCAGTGCCACCGCCACCCGCGCGCCCGACGTGCAGGCCTGGATTCAGACCAACCTGAGTTTCGGCCAGCCGCTGTACATCCTGCTGGAATCGCTGCTGATCTTCGGGTTCACGTACCTGTACAACAGTGTGCAGTTCGACCCGAAACGCATCGCCGAGCAGCTCCGCGAGGGGGGCGGCTTCATTCCCGGAGTGCGCCCCGGGCAGCCCACCGCCGAATTCCTGGGCAGCATCAGCAGTCGCCTGAGCCTGTGGGGCGCCCTGTTCCTGGTGGTGCTGACCATTCTGCCGCAGATCGTGCAGAGCGCCACGAACATCAGCACCTTCCAGCTTTCCGGCACCGGGCTGCTGATCATCGTCGGGGTCGCGCTCGAAACCCTCAAACAACTCGAAGCGCAACTCACGGTCAGGCGCTACGACGGCTTCATCAGCAAGGGCCGCATTCGCGGACGCCTCAACAACTGA
- a CDS encoding WD40 repeat domain-containing protein, protein MKRAVPLLALLLGSSTLAQMETRILPDPLVVLGVTQDNASGSGLIALRNRYSTHLRLVDAGTGELKRELWLSADVIHNLSPAISRDGKWMALMLTPDPQSGWARVGIVNLTSSGKPDQPSGPTKILASPGLKGTTALALNADGSRLAAGNSNGYVQLWDTREAKRLTTINSDTKLAPSALHFTPDGQLLAPMFRGQVKTRLFNTLDGTLKNTLAGVGVGQFGPDSASFLASRGRVIDLQSGKEKPAENAAFLKGVGSLIGFSMDGTRVLVKRASTDAQGREWLELREVASGRTLGAVTRISDGYPEFLSPDGTSLIGGDGQGGVRILPIAPR, encoded by the coding sequence ATGAAACGTGCTGTGCCGCTGCTTGCCCTGCTGCTGGGAAGTTCCACCCTGGCGCAAATGGAAACCCGCATTCTGCCCGATCCCCTGGTGGTGCTGGGCGTCACGCAGGACAACGCCAGCGGCAGCGGCCTGATCGCCCTGCGCAACCGCTACTCCACGCACCTGCGTCTGGTGGATGCCGGCACCGGCGAGTTGAAACGCGAGCTGTGGCTGTCGGCCGACGTGATCCACAACCTGTCCCCGGCGATCAGCCGCGACGGCAAGTGGATGGCGCTGATGCTGACCCCGGATCCCCAGAGCGGCTGGGCACGCGTGGGCATCGTCAACCTGACCAGCAGCGGTAAACCCGACCAGCCCAGCGGGCCGACCAAAATCCTGGCCTCGCCGGGCCTGAAAGGCACCACCGCCCTGGCCCTGAACGCCGACGGGTCGCGCCTGGCCGCCGGGAACAGCAACGGCTACGTGCAACTGTGGGATACGCGGGAGGCCAAGCGCCTGACCACCATCAACAGTGACACGAAACTGGCCCCCAGCGCCCTGCATTTCACCCCCGACGGTCAACTGCTGGCCCCCATGTTCCGGGGACAGGTCAAAACCCGCCTGTTCAATACCCTGGACGGCACCCTGAAAAACACCCTGGCAGGCGTGGGCGTGGGGCAGTTCGGGCCGGACAGCGCCTCTTTCCTGGCATCACGCGGGCGCGTGATCGACCTGCAGAGCGGCAAGGAAAAACCCGCCGAGAATGCCGCCTTCCTGAAAGGAGTGGGCAGCCTGATCGGCTTCAGCATGGACGGCACCCGCGTTCTCGTGAAACGCGCCAGCACGGACGCCCAGGGCCGCGAGTGGCTGGAACTCCGCGAGGTCGCCAGCGGGCGCACGCTGGGAGCGGTCACACGCATCAGCGACGGTTACCCAGAATTCCTCAGCCCCGACGGCACCTCCCTGATCGGCGGGGACGGGCAGGGGGGCGTCAGGATTCTGCCCATTGCACCGCGCTAA
- a CDS encoding adenylate kinase: MTHSKHKVVIFLGPPGAGKGTQAARLAEEQHLTQISTGDILRDHVRRGTELGQQVKPMLDAGQLVPDPILIALIRDRLAGMDSIRVIFDGFPRTYAQAEALDVLLEELGAPVSAVPLLEVPDQVLIDRIVERGRQAAARGEAVRSDDNEETARKRQQVYREQTQPLIDYYGGRGHLYTVDGVGSMDEVYARITGGMKPQSS; encoded by the coding sequence GTGACCCACTCAAAGCACAAAGTTGTCATTTTCCTCGGGCCTCCCGGCGCGGGCAAAGGCACCCAGGCTGCCCGACTGGCCGAAGAGCAGCACCTGACCCAGATCAGCACCGGCGACATTCTGCGTGATCACGTTCGCCGGGGCACCGAACTCGGCCAGCAGGTCAAACCCATGCTCGACGCCGGGCAACTCGTTCCGGATCCCATCCTGATCGCCCTGATCCGCGACCGACTCGCCGGCATGGACAGCATCCGCGTCATCTTCGACGGCTTCCCACGCACCTACGCGCAGGCCGAAGCGCTGGACGTGCTGCTGGAAGAACTCGGCGCACCCGTCAGCGCCGTGCCGCTGCTGGAGGTGCCCGATCAGGTGCTGATCGACCGCATCGTGGAACGGGGCCGGCAGGCGGCCGCCAGAGGCGAAGCGGTGCGCAGCGACGACAACGAGGAAACCGCCCGCAAACGCCAGCAGGTGTACCGGGAACAGACCCAGCCCCTCATCGACTACTACGGCGGACGCGGCCACCTGTACACCGTCGACGGTGTGGGCAGCATGGACGAGGTGTACGCCCGCATCACGGGTGGCATGAAACCGCAGTCGTCGTGA
- a CDS encoding FAD-dependent oxidoreductase: protein MRIVIVGGVAAGMSAASRAKRLNPEAEVVVFERGDWISYGACGLPYVLGGDVRDWDALVARTPERMRAQGIAVRLQHEVTGVDARAGTVTVLERQAGRTSTEPFDRLLLATGVSPIRPDWSRTDLQGVHVLKDIPDGQAIEASLKGAKRVCIVGGGYIGIELAEACRARNLSVVMLEKAPDVAGRALDHEYRVRVREELEQRGVDVRTGVTVEGLTGKAGRVTGVQTDAGLVRADVVIVAVGVKPQVELAKAAGVRIGKTGAIAVNHRQETSVPGLYAAGDNCESTHRVTRRRVHIPLGLTANRMGRVAGVNMAGGEARFPGIVGTGIFKVFGLGAARTGLTQAEANALGLNAVSVDVTSTDHAGYYFDASPIHVRLTAERGTGRLLGAQLVGCRESIKRVDVVAALLHGRGKVQDLAAMDLAYAPPFSSVWDVLLVAADKLGRAVSQR from the coding sequence ATGCGGATCGTGATTGTGGGCGGCGTGGCGGCGGGCATGAGTGCGGCCAGTCGAGCGAAGCGGCTGAATCCGGAGGCCGAGGTGGTCGTCTTCGAGCGGGGCGACTGGATCAGCTACGGCGCGTGCGGGCTTCCCTACGTGCTGGGCGGCGACGTGCGGGACTGGGACGCCCTGGTGGCGCGCACGCCGGAGCGCATGCGCGCTCAGGGCATCGCGGTGCGGCTCCAGCACGAGGTCACGGGCGTGGACGCGCGCGCAGGAACAGTCACGGTGCTCGAACGGCAGGCGGGGCGAACCTCCACCGAACCGTTCGACCGGCTGCTGCTGGCCACGGGCGTCTCTCCCATCCGGCCCGACTGGAGCCGCACGGACTTGCAGGGCGTTCACGTCCTGAAGGACATTCCGGACGGGCAGGCCATCGAGGCCAGTCTGAAGGGCGCCAAAAGGGTTTGTATCGTGGGCGGCGGATACATCGGGATTGAGCTGGCAGAAGCGTGCCGGGCGCGGAACCTGAGCGTGGTGATGCTGGAGAAGGCGCCGGACGTGGCGGGCCGCGCCCTGGATCACGAGTACCGCGTGCGCGTGCGCGAAGAACTGGAGCAGCGCGGCGTGGACGTCAGGACTGGCGTGACAGTGGAGGGCCTGACCGGAAAGGCGGGTCGCGTGACGGGCGTGCAGACAGACGCGGGGCTGGTGCGGGCGGACGTCGTGATCGTGGCGGTGGGAGTCAAACCGCAGGTGGAGCTGGCGAAGGCCGCGGGCGTGCGAATCGGAAAAACTGGGGCCATCGCCGTCAATCATAGGCAGGAAACCAGTGTGCCTGGCCTTTACGCTGCCGGCGATAACTGCGAGAGCACCCACCGCGTGACGCGCCGCCGGGTGCACATTCCGCTGGGCCTCACCGCCAACCGCATGGGGCGTGTGGCAGGCGTGAACATGGCCGGCGGCGAAGCCCGCTTTCCCGGCATTGTCGGCACCGGGATTTTCAAGGTCTTCGGTCTGGGCGCCGCCAGAACAGGGCTGACGCAGGCCGAGGCCAATGCCCTGGGCCTGAACGCCGTCAGTGTGGACGTGACCAGCACCGATCACGCCGGGTATTACTTCGATGCCAGCCCCATTCATGTGCGCCTGACCGCCGAGCGGGGCACCGGCCGCCTGCTGGGGGCGCAACTGGTCGGCTGCCGCGAAAGCATCAAGCGGGTGGACGTGGTGGCGGCCCTGCTGCATGGCCGGGGCAAGGTGCAAGACCTGGCCGCAATGGACCTGGCCTACGCCCCCCCTTTTTCCAGTGTGTGGGACGTGCTGCTGGTCGCCGCGGACAAACTTGGTCGGGCTGTCAGTCAGAGGTGA
- the rplE gene encoding 50S ribosomal protein L5: MQTLKKKYNEEVRPALMQQFGYSSVMAVPRIEKIVVNEGLGSSKDDSKAIDKAAKELSLITLQKPIVTKAKKSISNFKLRQGMPVGIKVTLRGERMYVFLEKLVNIGLPRIRDFRGINPNAFDGRGNYNLGIKEQLIFPEITYDMVDKTRGMDITIVTSAKTDEEARALLQAMGLPFRKQ; the protein is encoded by the coding sequence ATGCAAACCCTGAAGAAGAAGTACAACGAAGAAGTGCGCCCCGCACTCATGCAGCAGTTCGGCTACAGCTCCGTCATGGCCGTCCCCCGCATCGAGAAAATCGTCGTGAACGAAGGTCTCGGCAGCAGCAAGGACGACAGCAAGGCCATCGACAAGGCAGCCAAGGAACTGAGCCTGATCACCCTTCAGAAGCCCATCGTCACCAAGGCCAAGAAAAGCATCAGCAACTTCAAACTCCGCCAGGGCATGCCCGTCGGCATCAAAGTCACCCTGCGCGGCGAGCGCATGTACGTGTTCCTCGAAAAACTTGTGAACATCGGCCTGCCCCGCATCCGTGACTTCCGTGGCATCAACCCCAACGCTTTCGATGGACGCGGGAACTACAACCTCGGGATCAAAGAGCAACTGATCTTCCCCGAGATCACGTACGACATGGTCGACAAGACCCGCGGCATGGACATCACCATCGTGACCAGTGCCAAAACCGACGAAGAAGCCCGCGCCCTGCTGCAAGCGATGGGGCTGCCCTTCCGCAAGCAGTAA
- the rpsQ gene encoding 30S ribosomal protein S17, which yields MKKTFTGVVVSDKADKTVSVKVERKFAHPLYGKVVTRSHKYAAHDENNEYRLGDRVEIIAVRPISKTKTWKVTKLIERPRGIETTLAETEVAGGEA from the coding sequence ATGAAAAAGACCTTTACTGGCGTCGTGGTGAGCGACAAAGCCGACAAGACCGTCAGCGTGAAAGTCGAACGTAAGTTCGCCCACCCGCTGTACGGCAAGGTCGTGACCCGCAGCCACAAGTACGCCGCCCACGACGAAAACAATGAATACCGCCTCGGTGACCGCGTGGAGATCATCGCTGTGCGCCCCATCAGCAAGACCAAGACCTGGAAGGTCACCAAGCTGATCGAGCGCCCCCGTGGCATCGAGACCACCCTGGCCGAGACGGAAGTGGCCGGAGGCGAAGCATGA
- the rpsH gene encoding 30S ribosomal protein S8, with amino-acid sequence MLSDPIADMLTRIRNATRTHKETVDVPASKFKEELAKLLVKEGYVASYERTRPEGAKFDVLRLTLKYGEKREQVIKHIERVSRPGRRAYVSAENLPRVQRGLGVAVVSTSKGLLADRDARKQGVGGEVVCILW; translated from the coding sequence ATGCTGAGTGATCCCATCGCCGATATGCTCACGCGCATTCGCAACGCGACGCGCACCCACAAGGAGACCGTGGATGTCCCGGCCTCCAAGTTCAAGGAAGAGCTGGCCAAGTTGCTCGTGAAGGAAGGTTACGTGGCTTCCTACGAGCGCACCCGTCCCGAAGGGGCAAAATTTGACGTGCTGCGCCTGACGCTGAAATACGGCGAGAAGCGCGAGCAGGTCATCAAGCACATCGAGCGCGTGAGCCGTCCTGGCCGCCGCGCTTATGTCAGCGCCGAGAACCTGCCCCGCGTGCAGCGTGGCCTGGGCGTGGCCGTGGTGTCCACGAGCAAAGGCCTGCTGGCCGACCGTGACGCCCGCAAGCAAGGTGTGGGCGGCGAAGTCGTCTGCATTCTCTGGTAA
- the rplR gene encoding 50S ribosomal protein L18: MSAQTTIRRKLRARRKVRTAAGERLRLSVYRSSKHIYAQIIDDSKGVTVAAASSAGLTNGSKSDSASAVGKALAEAAVAKGVKQVVFDRGQYRYHGRVKALAEAAREGGLDF; encoded by the coding sequence ATGAGCGCCCAGACGACTATTCGCCGCAAACTCCGCGCCCGCCGCAAAGTGCGTACCGCCGCCGGAGAACGCCTCCGCCTCAGCGTGTACCGCAGCAGCAAGCACATCTACGCCCAGATCATCGACGACAGCAAGGGTGTGACGGTCGCGGCCGCCAGCTCCGCTGGACTGACGAACGGCTCCAAGTCCGACAGCGCCAGCGCCGTGGGCAAGGCCCTGGCCGAAGCTGCCGTCGCCAAAGGCGTCAAGCAAGTGGTTTTTGACCGTGGACAGTACCGTTACCACGGACGTGTAAAAGCGCTCGCCGAAGCGGCGCGGGAGGGTGGCCTTGACTTTTAA
- the rplF gene encoding 50S ribosomal protein L6 encodes MSRIGRQPIAVPNGVTVNMEGGVFKVKGPKGELSVPYNTELTIKKDGDNLVVERPTDQQRHRALHGLTRTLVANAVKGVSEGYTINLELKGVGFRAKMTGKNLEMAMGFSHPVVIEPPTGVSFTVPEPTKIDVSGIDKQLVGQVAANVRKVRKPDVYHGKGVRFAGEKISLKAGKAGATGGKGKK; translated from the coding sequence ATGTCCCGTATTGGTAGACAGCCTATTGCCGTGCCGAACGGCGTGACGGTGAACATGGAAGGCGGCGTGTTCAAGGTCAAAGGCCCCAAAGGTGAACTGAGCGTTCCCTACAACACCGAACTGACCATCAAGAAAGACGGCGACAACCTCGTTGTCGAGCGCCCCACTGACCAGCAGCGCCACCGCGCCCTGCACGGCCTGACCCGCACCCTGGTCGCCAACGCCGTGAAAGGCGTCAGCGAAGGGTACACCATCAACCTGGAACTCAAGGGCGTGGGTTTCCGCGCCAAGATGACCGGGAAGAACCTGGAAATGGCCATGGGTTTCAGCCACCCTGTCGTCATCGAGCCCCCCACTGGCGTGAGCTTCACCGTGCCGGAACCCACCAAGATCGACGTGAGCGGCATCGACAAGCAGCTCGTCGGCCAGGTGGCCGCCAACGTCCGCAAAGTGCGTAAGCCCGATGTGTACCACGGCAAGGGTGTGCGCTTCGCTGGTGAGAAGATCTCGCTCAAGGCCGGTAAGGCTGGTGCCACCGGCGGCAAAGGGAAGAAATAA